A single Streptomyces sp. 2114.4 DNA region contains:
- a CDS encoding multidrug effflux MFS transporter, whose translation MTTHSTGKASAGHQRPSPELPKQLPLLVVLAGLSGASPLATDMYVPALPDLARSLATDASGAQTSLTGFLAGIIVGQLTLGPLSDAVGRRPVLIGGSVLFAAFSTVCALAPTVEVLNTARVGQGIAGAAGIVVSRAVVADLFDDRELPSVFSRLGAITATAPVLAPLAGGALLLAVSWRYVFAVLALMGLLLSLGVWRWIPESHPPHRRLTGGMAASLRAIGEVAAQRAIRTPVLALACGGAAVFAYIAGTTFVFQDIYRLSPVLSSLVYGVNAVGNMAGSLTYGHLAKRRAPAALLVISGALATTGAAALLLIQATAGSTMLLTWLCLLITISAFGIFFPAVITVAQSRGRTAPGATSALLGGGQFLIGAAASPLVGLFGTQSPAPMAAVMTTCLALGTLAAVATKCAHGPCGSLPQGR comes from the coding sequence ATGACCACACATTCAACCGGTAAGGCATCGGCAGGTCATCAGCGCCCGTCCCCCGAACTTCCCAAACAGCTCCCGCTGTTGGTGGTTCTGGCCGGTCTGAGCGGCGCAAGCCCGCTGGCCACAGACATGTACGTCCCCGCCCTCCCCGACCTGGCACGCTCCTTAGCAACCGATGCTTCCGGCGCGCAAACGTCACTGACCGGGTTCCTGGCCGGAATCATCGTCGGGCAACTTACCCTGGGCCCCCTCAGTGATGCGGTCGGCCGCCGGCCCGTCCTTATCGGCGGATCCGTGCTGTTCGCCGCCTTCTCCACCGTGTGTGCCCTGGCGCCCACGGTGGAGGTGCTCAACACGGCACGAGTCGGGCAGGGCATCGCGGGAGCGGCCGGGATCGTCGTCTCCCGTGCTGTCGTCGCCGACCTCTTCGACGACCGTGAACTTCCCTCGGTCTTCTCCCGCCTGGGAGCGATCACCGCCACGGCCCCGGTCCTAGCACCATTGGCGGGAGGCGCTCTGCTGCTGGCGGTGTCCTGGCGCTACGTCTTCGCCGTCCTCGCCCTCATGGGCTTGCTCCTGTCGCTGGGCGTATGGCGCTGGATTCCCGAGTCCCACCCGCCCCACCGCCGCCTCACCGGAGGGATGGCCGCCAGCCTGCGCGCCATCGGAGAGGTCGCCGCCCAGCGCGCCATACGCACACCGGTGCTGGCCCTCGCCTGCGGCGGAGCCGCCGTCTTCGCCTATATCGCCGGAACCACCTTCGTCTTCCAGGACATCTACCGTCTCTCGCCGGTTCTTTCCAGCCTCGTCTACGGCGTCAACGCCGTCGGCAACATGGCAGGAAGCCTGACCTACGGCCATCTGGCCAAACGTCGGGCCCCCGCGGCCCTCCTCGTCATCAGCGGCGCGCTGGCGACAACAGGGGCGGCAGCACTGCTCCTCATTCAGGCGACCGCTGGCAGCACCATGCTGCTGACCTGGCTATGCCTGTTGATCACTATCAGCGCATTCGGCATCTTCTTCCCAGCCGTGATCACCGTCGCTCAGAGCCGCGGACGCACTGCCCCGGGAGCTACCTCCGCTCTCCTGGGCGGAGGCCAGTTTCTCATCGGCGCGGCCGCCTCCCCCCTGGTCGGGCTTTTCGGTACTCAGAGCCCGGCGCCTATGGCAGCCGTGATGACTACCTGTCTCGCCTTGGGAACCCTGGCCGCGGTCGCCACCAAATGTGCACACGGACCCTGCGGGTCGCTACCCCAAGGGCGCTGA
- a CDS encoding maleylpyruvate isomerase family mycothiol-dependent enzyme, which produces MNTSAPSGRETVTPAAHRAAVAAETARFVAALDGAQLSLPVPGCPGWTLLDLVRHTGSVQRWFSLLLRQRIQEPPRSRDVELELPADDTGWADWLTAGAALAAEAFAETDPDAPMWAWGADHHARFWVRRMLFETLVHRTDAERAVGARTVIDPVLAADGVDEFLVNLPFATSFAPGVAHLRGNGETLRFRCTDTTGDWLVRLRPDGFEVEPQSADATAGPTDAVVQGAAADLLLLVYGRQARGTASVEQTGDAELLARWFTHSAF; this is translated from the coding sequence ATGAACACATCGGCCCCCTCGGGGCGGGAGACCGTCACCCCTGCCGCACACCGCGCTGCCGTCGCGGCGGAGACCGCGAGGTTCGTGGCGGCACTGGACGGTGCGCAGCTGTCGCTGCCGGTGCCCGGCTGCCCCGGCTGGACGCTCCTCGACCTGGTCCGGCACACGGGGAGCGTGCAGCGCTGGTTCTCCCTCCTGCTGCGTCAGCGCATCCAGGAGCCACCGCGCAGCCGCGACGTCGAGCTGGAGCTGCCCGCGGACGACACCGGCTGGGCCGACTGGCTGACGGCGGGTGCGGCCCTGGCAGCCGAAGCATTCGCCGAAACGGACCCGGATGCCCCGATGTGGGCCTGGGGCGCCGATCACCACGCCCGCTTCTGGGTGCGGCGGATGCTGTTCGAGACCCTGGTGCACCGCACCGACGCGGAACGCGCCGTGGGTGCCCGCACGGTGATCGACCCCGTCCTCGCGGCCGACGGCGTGGACGAGTTCCTGGTCAACCTGCCGTTCGCGACCTCCTTCGCCCCCGGGGTGGCGCACCTGCGCGGCAACGGTGAGACCCTGCGCTTCCGGTGCACGGACACGACCGGCGACTGGCTGGTCCGCCTGCGACCCGACGGTTTCGAGGTGGAGCCGCAGTCCGCGGACGCCACAGCCGGCCCCACCGACGCCGTCGTACAGGGCGCCGCCGCGGATCTCCTGCTCCTCGTCTACGGCCGCCAGGCCCGCGGCACGGCCAGCGTCGAGCAGACGGGCGACGCGGAACTGCTGGCGCGTTGGTTCACCCACTCGGCCTTCTGA
- a CDS encoding APC family permease — MTAVKADPTPPTPTSRRWRAWLLDGLSSQAARHPGPHGTPPAEHKGHSWWRVMCLTGVDYFSTLGYQPGIAALAAGLLSPFATLVLIALTLLGALPVYRRVAKESPNGEGSIAMLERLLPWWAGKLLVLVLLGFAATDFIITMTLSAADASAHVVENPFAPPLLHGANLWITLVLLAALGAVFLKGFREAIGIAVGLVGTYLVLNVVVLATAAWHVLSHPVVVGNWWGAMTAEHSSPVAIVAVALLVFPKLALGMSGFETGVAVMPQVRGAATDTAAHPAGRVRGTRRLLTTAALVMSCFLLLSSLATTLLIPQKEFATGGSANGRALAYLAHQYLGEAFGTVYDLSTIAILWFAGASAMAGLLNLVPRYLPRYGMAPEWARAVRPLVLIFLATAFGITFFFNASVDEQSGAYATGVLVLMLSASFASTVAARHRRLRAATVGFGAITLVFGYTLVTNVIERPDGLKIALLFILGILLTSFASRVHRAFELRAVQVDFDETAERLIGSAMAAGPLRVIANEPDERDEAEYREKEYSQREETHIPDGRPVLFLEVTVRDSSDFTTDLHVRGEERYGAQILRVEGAGVANTIAAVLMQLREHTGQVPHAYFNWTEGHPFSHLLRFLVFGDGEVAPVAREVLRRAEPNPARRPRVHVG; from the coding sequence ATGACCGCAGTCAAGGCGGACCCCACGCCCCCCACCCCCACCTCCCGACGGTGGCGCGCCTGGCTCCTGGACGGGCTCAGCAGCCAGGCCGCCCGCCACCCCGGGCCGCACGGCACCCCGCCGGCCGAGCACAAGGGCCACTCCTGGTGGCGCGTCATGTGCCTCACGGGCGTCGACTACTTCTCCACACTGGGCTACCAGCCGGGCATCGCCGCGCTGGCGGCCGGACTGCTCTCGCCGTTCGCCACGCTCGTGCTGATCGCGCTGACCCTGCTCGGCGCGCTGCCGGTGTACCGCAGGGTCGCCAAGGAGAGCCCGAACGGCGAGGGTTCGATCGCCATGCTGGAGCGCCTGCTGCCGTGGTGGGCGGGGAAGCTGCTGGTCCTGGTGCTGCTGGGGTTCGCCGCGACGGACTTCATCATCACGATGACGCTGTCCGCCGCCGACGCCTCGGCGCATGTCGTGGAGAACCCCTTCGCCCCTCCCCTGCTGCACGGCGCGAACCTGTGGATCACCCTGGTGCTGCTGGCCGCCCTGGGCGCGGTGTTCCTCAAGGGCTTCCGTGAGGCGATCGGCATCGCCGTCGGCCTCGTCGGGACCTATCTGGTGCTGAACGTCGTGGTCCTGGCCACCGCGGCCTGGCATGTGCTGTCGCACCCGGTGGTGGTCGGCAACTGGTGGGGCGCGATGACCGCCGAGCACTCCTCGCCGGTGGCGATCGTGGCCGTGGCGCTGCTGGTCTTCCCCAAGCTGGCGCTGGGCATGTCCGGCTTCGAGACGGGCGTGGCGGTGATGCCGCAGGTACGGGGCGCCGCCACCGACACCGCGGCGCACCCGGCCGGCCGGGTCCGGGGCACCCGCCGGCTGCTGACCACGGCGGCCCTGGTCATGAGCTGCTTCCTGCTGCTGTCGAGCCTGGCCACCACGCTGCTCATCCCGCAGAAGGAGTTTGCGACCGGCGGTTCGGCCAACGGGCGTGCGCTGGCCTACCTCGCGCACCAGTACCTGGGCGAGGCCTTCGGCACGGTCTACGACCTCTCCACCATCGCCATCCTTTGGTTCGCCGGCGCCTCGGCGATGGCGGGACTGCTCAATCTCGTACCGCGCTATCTGCCCCGGTACGGCATGGCGCCGGAGTGGGCCCGTGCGGTGCGTCCGCTGGTGCTGATCTTCCTGGCCACCGCCTTCGGCATCACCTTCTTCTTCAACGCCAGCGTCGACGAACAGAGCGGCGCGTATGCGACCGGTGTGCTGGTGCTGATGCTCTCGGCGTCGTTCGCCTCCACCGTGGCCGCGCGCCACCGGCGGCTGCGGGCGGCCACCGTCGGCTTCGGCGCCATCACGCTCGTCTTCGGCTACACCCTGGTCACCAACGTCATCGAGCGGCCGGACGGCCTGAAGATCGCCCTGCTGTTCATCCTGGGCATCCTGCTGACCTCGTTCGCCTCACGGGTGCACCGCGCCTTCGAACTGCGCGCCGTACAGGTCGATTTCGACGAGACGGCCGAGCGGCTGATCGGCTCGGCGATGGCGGCCGGGCCGCTGCGGGTCATCGCCAACGAGCCCGACGAGCGGGACGAGGCCGAGTACCGGGAGAAGGAGTACAGCCAGCGCGAGGAGACCCACATACCCGACGGCCGGCCGGTGCTGTTCCTGGAGGTGACGGTCAGGGACTCCTCGGACTTCACCACGGACCTGCACGTCCGGGGCGAGGAGCGGTACGGGGCGCAGATCCTGCGGGTGGAGGGCGCCGGCGTGGCGAACACCATCGCCGCCGTGCTGATGCAGCTGCGCGAGCACACCGGCCAGGTGCCGCACGCCTACTTCAACTGGACCGAGGGCCATCCGTTCAGCCACCTGCTGCGGTTCCTGGTCTTCGGCGACGGCGAGGTCGCGCCGGTCGCCCGGGAGGTCCTGCGCCGAGCCGAGCCGAACCCGGCCCGGCGCCCTCGGGTACACGTCGGCTGA
- a CDS encoding DUF4118 domain-containing protein yields MATLHRPATSYRPHRPYLPHAPCTPHLPRVALPRTRPAHRAPPGRTLARDLALPLGALGAALLVTALMLTGETAHAALALAVFALLTAAVSSFARPAVVPWVALVSWLFYDGFVLNQRSDLAFQPQDRTGLLVLVLAGVMGAGCAAAVRGVRRHSAG; encoded by the coding sequence GTGGCCACCCTTCACCGTCCGGCGACCTCCTACCGCCCCCACCGCCCCTACCTCCCCCACGCCCCGTGCACCCCGCACCTCCCGCGGGTGGCACTGCCCCGTACCCGGCCGGCCCATCGGGCCCCGCCCGGCCGCACCCTCGCCCGCGACCTCGCGCTGCCGCTCGGCGCCCTGGGAGCGGCGCTGCTGGTGACCGCCCTGATGCTGACCGGGGAGACGGCGCATGCTGCGCTCGCGCTCGCGGTCTTCGCCCTGCTGACGGCGGCCGTCTCCTCCTTCGCCCGGCCGGCCGTGGTGCCCTGGGTGGCCCTGGTGTCGTGGCTGTTCTACGACGGCTTCGTGCTGAACCAGCGCTCCGACCTGGCCTTCCAGCCGCAGGACCGGACGGGTCTGCTGGTCCTCGTGCTCGCCGGCGTCATGGGCGCGGGCTGCGCCGCCGCTGTACGGGGCGTCCGACGGCACTCGGCAGGCTGA
- a CDS encoding DinB family protein, whose amino-acid sequence METTPDGRPIPPLQADERATLEGWLDFHRATLPLKCEGLDDRQVRLASVTPSSMTLLGLVQHLAEVERNWFQRVFAGQDVPPVHEAGNADGFTPAPDRGIDEALARWRAEVARSRELTAAASLDDTGSLSEQEAGLAGGQGVSLRWILVHMIEEYARHNGHADLLRESIDGVTGA is encoded by the coding sequence ATGGAGACCACACCGGACGGGCGGCCGATTCCGCCCCTGCAGGCCGATGAACGCGCCACGCTGGAAGGCTGGTTGGACTTCCACCGCGCCACGCTCCCGCTGAAGTGCGAGGGGCTGGACGACCGCCAGGTCCGCCTCGCCTCGGTGACCCCGTCGTCCATGACGCTGCTGGGCCTCGTCCAGCACCTGGCGGAGGTCGAACGCAACTGGTTCCAGCGGGTGTTCGCCGGCCAGGACGTCCCGCCGGTCCACGAGGCGGGCAACGCGGACGGCTTCACCCCGGCCCCGGACCGCGGTATCGACGAGGCCCTGGCCCGCTGGCGCGCGGAAGTCGCCCGGAGCCGCGAGCTGACCGCCGCCGCCTCGCTGGACGACACCGGCAGCCTCTCGGAACAGGAGGCCGGTCTCGCCGGCGGCCAGGGGGTTTCGCTGCGCTGGATCCTGGTCCACATGATCGAGGAGTACGCCCGCCACAACGGCCATGCGGATTTGCTCAGGGAGAGCATCGACGGCGTCACGGGGGCCTGA
- a CDS encoding NADP-dependent oxidoreductase, producing the protein MRVITQQALGGPEVLTIVDAPEPQPLPTEVLVRVKAIGLNPLEARLRAGEFPLIGRPPFILGWDLSGVVDQAPQTWRFRPGDEVFGMPLFPRAASTYAEVVSAPALHLARKPASLSHVEASALPVVGLTAWQGLVDLGDVTEGDRVLVHGGGGGVGHVAIQIAKALGAHVTTTAGGSKRKFVEGCGADEVIDYTAVDFTEAVRDIDVVLDTIGGDTVERSLEVLRPGGHLVTAVAEGDAELAANYRAAGMRFSGIAVDPDPVALRGLVELVEQGKLRIHVQETFPFERVADAHRMLDGGHLQGKLVLTV; encoded by the coding sequence ATGCGGGTCATCACTCAGCAGGCGCTCGGCGGTCCCGAGGTGCTCACCATCGTGGACGCGCCCGAGCCTCAGCCCCTTCCGACCGAGGTCCTCGTCCGCGTCAAGGCAATCGGGCTGAACCCGCTGGAGGCGCGCCTGCGCGCCGGTGAGTTCCCACTGATCGGCCGGCCGCCGTTCATCCTCGGCTGGGACCTCAGCGGCGTGGTCGATCAGGCGCCGCAGACGTGGCGGTTCAGGCCCGGCGACGAGGTGTTCGGGATGCCGCTGTTCCCGCGGGCGGCGAGTACGTACGCCGAGGTCGTGTCGGCTCCGGCGCTGCACCTGGCACGCAAGCCGGCGTCGCTCTCACACGTCGAGGCGTCGGCGCTGCCGGTCGTGGGGCTGACGGCGTGGCAGGGCCTCGTCGACCTCGGCGACGTGACCGAGGGCGACCGCGTCCTGGTCCACGGTGGTGGTGGCGGGGTCGGCCACGTCGCGATCCAGATCGCGAAGGCGCTCGGCGCGCACGTGACCACGACCGCCGGTGGGAGCAAGCGGAAGTTCGTCGAGGGATGCGGCGCCGATGAGGTGATCGACTACACGGCGGTCGACTTCACCGAGGCGGTCCGCGACATCGACGTCGTGCTCGACACGATCGGCGGCGATACCGTCGAGCGCTCCCTCGAAGTGCTCCGCCCGGGTGGTCACCTGGTGACGGCGGTCGCCGAGGGCGATGCGGAACTCGCCGCCAACTACCGGGCGGCCGGCATGCGTTTCAGCGGTATCGCGGTCGATCCCGATCCGGTCGCCCTGCGAGGTCTCGTCGAACTCGTCGAACAGGGCAAGCTCCGGATCCACGTGCAGGAGACGTTCCCATTCGAGCGCGTAGCCGACGCGCACCGGATGCTCGACGGCGGTCACCTCCAAGGCAAGCTCGTTCTCACCGTCTGA
- a CDS encoding helix-turn-helix domain-containing protein — protein sequence MSGFVPGDPFLADCPARLAVELIADKWTVVVLYGLSKGPVRHGELVELIGGISRKMLTQTLRRLEAHGLIRRRAYAEVPPRVEYELTPLGMTLIDPIHMLTEWARANGDAVLEALDADPEPVAPSD from the coding sequence ATGAGCGGTTTCGTTCCCGGTGATCCCTTTCTCGCCGACTGTCCGGCGCGTCTGGCGGTCGAGCTCATCGCCGACAAGTGGACCGTGGTCGTCCTCTACGGCCTCAGCAAGGGCCCGGTGCGCCATGGCGAGTTGGTCGAGCTGATCGGCGGCATCTCCCGCAAGATGCTCACCCAGACGCTCCGACGGCTCGAGGCACACGGACTCATCCGCCGCCGCGCCTACGCCGAGGTACCGCCCCGCGTCGAGTACGAGCTCACCCCGCTCGGAATGACGCTGATCGATCCGATCCACATGCTGACCGAGTGGGCGAGGGCGAACGGCGACGCAGTGCTCGAAGCGCTCGACGCCGACCCCGAGCCGGTCGCCCCTAGCGACTGA
- a CDS encoding Crp/Fnr family transcriptional regulator — MGLLGDELAFARALTVQENESVMALGNRKRYAADAHLLTEGDRSSHVMIVLAGWVTVSVVTDRGATRLILGLRGPGELLGEMAALDSHPRSATVRALGPIEAQVISGDAFRRFLALHPRVSGLVIRQLTFRLRSADQERSALASLTVLQRLAARLTELSRAEPAGPYAPSLPGPSPAGAVVHLAQDELAATVGATREAVAKALRLLRTQRVVRTGNRMVEILDPALLALLAGGHQE, encoded by the coding sequence ATGGGGCTGCTCGGTGATGAGCTGGCGTTCGCGCGTGCTCTGACGGTCCAGGAAAACGAGAGCGTCATGGCCCTCGGAAATCGGAAGCGCTATGCGGCCGATGCTCATCTTCTGACCGAAGGTGACCGTTCCAGTCATGTAATGATCGTGCTTGCGGGCTGGGTGACCGTTTCCGTGGTGACGGACCGCGGTGCCACCCGGCTGATACTCGGCCTGCGCGGCCCCGGCGAACTCCTCGGGGAAATGGCCGCGTTGGACAGCCACCCGCGCAGCGCCACCGTACGGGCCCTGGGCCCCATAGAGGCCCAGGTCATATCCGGCGACGCGTTCCGTCGCTTTCTCGCCCTGCACCCCCGCGTCAGCGGTCTGGTGATACGCCAGCTCACCTTCCGGCTCCGCAGTGCCGACCAGGAGCGGTCCGCACTCGCCTCGCTCACCGTGTTGCAGCGCTTGGCCGCCCGGCTCACCGAACTCTCCCGGGCCGAACCCGCCGGCCCCTACGCGCCCTCTCTCCCGGGCCCTTCGCCCGCGGGAGCCGTCGTCCATCTGGCTCAGGACGAGCTCGCCGCCACCGTCGGGGCCACCCGCGAAGCCGTCGCCAAGGCCCTGCGGCTGCTGCGTACCCAGCGGGTCGTACGCACGGGAAACCGGATGGTGGAAATTCTCGACCCCGCCCTGCTCGCCCTCCTCGCGGGCGGCCATCAGGAGTGA
- a CDS encoding Pycsar system effector family protein yields MAADGGAHTSPDPVVPVLDGGLHGHGRTGERIAERLLLTVREDLGRADSKAAVLLSGALALPAFLIGRHGTPEWHGPADITLVVAGVLWAVAVTALVRVLMPRTTTLRSGSGVTFFGDLLAPHDLARLSAELAEAARDPAGWLLVQAVDVSSILAAKYRAIRWGVGALAPSAALALAWGLTAR; encoded by the coding sequence ATGGCTGCCGACGGCGGCGCACACACCTCCCCCGATCCGGTCGTGCCGGTGCTGGACGGGGGTCTGCACGGGCACGGCCGGACGGGGGAACGCATCGCGGAACGACTGCTGCTCACGGTCCGGGAAGACCTCGGCCGGGCCGACTCGAAGGCGGCGGTGCTGCTCTCGGGGGCGCTGGCACTGCCCGCGTTCCTGATCGGGCGGCACGGCACGCCCGAATGGCACGGGCCCGCCGACATCACGCTGGTCGTCGCGGGGGTGCTCTGGGCGGTCGCGGTGACCGCGCTGGTCCGGGTGCTCATGCCGCGTACCACCACGCTCCGCAGCGGGAGCGGGGTGACGTTCTTCGGCGACCTGCTGGCGCCACACGACCTCGCGCGGCTGTCCGCCGAACTCGCCGAGGCAGCGCGTGATCCGGCCGGGTGGCTGCTCGTCCAGGCCGTGGACGTCAGCTCGATCCTGGCCGCCAAATACCGGGCCATCCGCTGGGGAGTGGGCGCACTGGCCCCTTCGGCAGCACTGGCCCTGGCCTGGGGTCTGACCGCGCGCTGA
- a CDS encoding VWA domain-containing protein, with protein sequence MGAVRGKRQKRRGWVRRGAVSVWGGAAVLVSLLAPAGADPVPAAASKPAFASVNYAVAVDESASLAPADMKAEKAAAARVALGDVSSSSHVTVFGFAAAESGDQRAVDPVCPRTTLDAAGRESIGGCVGKLRSRKKSEGTGTDFPSAIRQGVHELSTGTDPSVPRVLFLLTDGEMDVTGSPQYGDAAHREAEGRDQLDRELKSAAAQGVQIWPLGFGPAPDKAQLDRMAAGGYQKGCVELPSARPTAGKVSGAKDVGPMLEKAFAAAHCLRYQPGTSERPPATLEVGISPLATVGSIVVDKSDPAVTVTYLDPSGHQVPTSGTYRKSRFELAGAGDTVEALKITDPVPGVWKVKAEAPEGHRSLPVGVSVLWQGELRGALTMNPPSPQAGQQATVTMRLQTREGYEIKDPHDYAGLRVRSELTGDGFAPQTLRLADDGKGPDPRGSDGSFTGSVKIPKSAAGALKVSGTLTASGLSADTRSESGQIAPGVLPVTTALTLPPADAHPGGTVTGNLAVHNTSGTRHTLRLSVADVQPGLLSVSPARIELKPGESGTRKVTVEVAPEGVFGDRLDDDGLRLGGTVTVVDTTDHDRTLVRSPLSVPVTPEPGIWAKYWWAFLSAAALIALAAGAVLAWLRQRRIRRDPFGLVLQLVSEDGDIVAEHPAGHGHKQWYAFAVVEPHRSPRIERRSHGPYAVQRSPEGGAVLRKRGGGRTRLPARGQVPLTDALSLSLGEETRSTKVRRPRSARSRTTTAATPAAGEGTSTSTYESYR encoded by the coding sequence GTGGGAGCAGTCAGGGGAAAACGGCAGAAGAGAAGGGGCTGGGTGCGCCGCGGTGCGGTCTCCGTATGGGGCGGGGCCGCGGTGCTCGTGTCCCTGCTGGCACCCGCCGGTGCTGATCCGGTGCCGGCGGCGGCGTCCAAGCCGGCCTTCGCCTCCGTCAACTACGCCGTCGCGGTGGACGAGTCCGCCAGTCTCGCGCCCGCGGACATGAAGGCGGAAAAGGCCGCCGCCGCCCGGGTCGCGCTGGGCGACGTCTCCTCGTCCTCCCATGTCACGGTCTTCGGATTCGCCGCCGCCGAATCCGGTGACCAGCGGGCCGTGGACCCGGTGTGCCCGCGGACCACGCTGGACGCGGCGGGACGTGAGTCGATCGGCGGGTGCGTCGGCAAGCTGCGCAGCCGGAAGAAGAGCGAGGGCACCGGCACCGACTTCCCGAGTGCGATACGTCAGGGAGTGCACGAACTCAGCACGGGCACCGACCCGTCGGTGCCCAGGGTGCTGTTCCTGCTCACCGACGGGGAGATGGACGTCACCGGCAGCCCCCAGTACGGCGATGCCGCCCACCGCGAGGCCGAGGGCAGGGATCAGCTGGACCGCGAGCTCAAGAGCGCCGCCGCACAAGGGGTCCAGATCTGGCCGCTGGGCTTCGGACCCGCTCCCGACAAGGCGCAGCTCGACCGGATGGCCGCGGGCGGATACCAGAAGGGCTGCGTCGAACTGCCCTCCGCCCGCCCGACGGCCGGCAAGGTCTCCGGGGCGAAGGACGTCGGCCCGATGCTGGAGAAGGCCTTCGCCGCCGCCCATTGCCTGCGCTATCAGCCGGGAACCAGCGAACGGCCCCCCGCCACCCTGGAGGTCGGCATCTCGCCGCTGGCGACCGTGGGCAGCATCGTGGTCGACAAGAGCGACCCCGCGGTGACGGTCACCTACCTCGACCCCAGCGGCCACCAGGTCCCCACCTCGGGGACGTACCGGAAATCGCGATTCGAGCTGGCGGGCGCCGGTGACACGGTCGAGGCGCTGAAGATCACCGACCCGGTGCCCGGCGTCTGGAAGGTGAAGGCCGAAGCCCCCGAAGGGCACCGCTCCCTTCCGGTCGGCGTCAGCGTGCTGTGGCAGGGCGAGCTGCGCGGCGCCCTCACCATGAACCCGCCGTCGCCACAGGCCGGACAGCAGGCCACGGTGACCATGCGCCTGCAGACCCGCGAGGGCTACGAGATCAAGGACCCGCACGACTACGCGGGGCTGCGGGTCCGCAGTGAGCTGACCGGGGACGGTTTCGCCCCGCAGACGCTGCGGCTCGCCGACGACGGGAAGGGGCCCGACCCCCGGGGGAGCGATGGCTCCTTCACCGGTTCCGTGAAGATCCCGAAGAGCGCCGCCGGGGCACTGAAGGTGAGCGGCACGCTGACGGCCTCGGGGCTGAGCGCCGACACGCGCAGCGAGAGCGGCCAGATCGCGCCCGGAGTGCTGCCCGTCACCACGGCACTCACCCTGCCTCCCGCGGACGCCCACCCCGGCGGCACGGTCACCGGGAACCTGGCCGTGCACAACACCAGCGGTACCCGGCACACCTTGCGGCTGTCCGTCGCCGACGTCCAACCCGGGCTGCTCTCCGTCAGCCCGGCCCGGATCGAGCTGAAGCCCGGTGAGTCCGGAACCCGGAAGGTGACGGTCGAAGTGGCCCCCGAAGGCGTCTTCGGCGACCGCCTCGACGACGACGGCCTGCGGCTCGGCGGCACCGTCACGGTCGTCGACACCACCGACCACGACCGGACGCTGGTGCGGTCCCCGCTCTCCGTGCCGGTGACGCCGGAGCCCGGCATCTGGGCGAAGTACTGGTGGGCGTTCCTGTCCGCCGCCGCACTGATCGCGCTGGCCGCCGGGGCGGTCCTCGCCTGGCTGCGGCAACGCCGCATCCGCCGGGACCCGTTCGGCCTGGTGCTGCAGCTGGTCTCCGAGGACGGCGACATCGTCGCGGAACACCCGGCCGGGCACGGGCACAAGCAGTGGTACGCCTTCGCCGTCGTCGAGCCGCACCGCAGCCCGCGCATCGAGCGGCGCAGCCACGGCCCGTACGCCGTCCAGCGCAGTCCGGAGGGCGGAGCGGTCCTGCGCAAGCGCGGCGGCGGGCGGACCCGGCTGCCTGCGCGGGGGCAGGTCCCGCTGACCGACGCGCTGAGCCTCTCCCTCGGCGAGGAGACCCGCAGCACGAAGGTCCGGCGGCCGCGGTCGGCCCGGTCACGGACCACCACGGCCGCCACCCCCGCGGCCGGCGAGGGCACAAGCACGAGCACCTACGAGTCGTACCGGTGA